One genomic region from Methanonatronarchaeum thermophilum encodes:
- the proS gene encoding proline--tRNA ligase, producing MAGEIDKKSSFSNWYNEILKKANIVDVRYPVKGLYTWHPFGFKLRNLVYDELKRLHEGTGHDEVRFPLLIPEANLQKESEHVASFEEEVFWIDRAGKNELDEPLALRPTSETAMYPLFAEWIRSHTDLPFKIYQIVNTFRYETKHTRPLIREREISSFKEAHTAHKGPEEARKQIEESIEIYSSFFDSLGIPYFVSKRPSWDKFPGSEYTIAFDTLMPDGKALQIGTIHNLGTNFSKTFDVQYEDEEGEQQYVHQTCFGISARCVAAVIGVHGDNTGLIFPPKYAPTQVVVIPIIFSDEDEEEILQTCRDVKRELDSAGIRVEIDESEDRPGKKFYKWELKGTPLRIEIGPRDLENEVMTLVRRNSGDKKQKSLENPVENVEDEFKKIDREIAKKAQDNFNENVREIETTNEGVKSLSDGGAVIADWCGKKTCGKELEEELSADILGSVVDSEATDSCIKCGEAGENKILIAKTY from the coding sequence ATGGCTGGTGAAATCGATAAAAAATCAAGTTTCAGCAATTGGTATAACGAGATTTTAAAGAAAGCGAATATTGTAGATGTTAGGTATCCGGTTAAAGGGCTTTATACTTGGCATCCCTTTGGCTTTAAGCTTAGAAACCTTGTGTATGATGAACTTAAAAGGTTACATGAGGGGACGGGTCATGATGAAGTTAGGTTTCCCTTGTTGATTCCGGAGGCTAATCTTCAAAAAGAATCTGAACACGTAGCTAGTTTTGAAGAAGAGGTTTTTTGGATAGATCGGGCTGGTAAAAACGAGCTTGATGAACCGTTGGCGTTGAGACCTACTTCTGAAACCGCTATGTATCCATTGTTTGCTGAATGGATACGGTCGCATACAGACCTCCCGTTTAAGATATATCAGATAGTTAATACGTTTAGGTATGAAACAAAACACACAAGACCTTTGATAAGGGAAAGAGAGATCAGTAGTTTTAAAGAAGCTCATACAGCTCATAAAGGACCGGAGGAAGCTAGAAAGCAGATAGAAGAGTCGATAGAGATATATAGTAGTTTTTTTGATAGTTTAGGCATACCGTATTTTGTGAGTAAAAGACCTTCTTGGGATAAATTCCCTGGTTCTGAATACACTATAGCTTTCGATACGTTGATGCCTGATGGTAAAGCCCTTCAGATAGGAACGATACATAACCTTGGAACAAACTTCTCTAAAACATTTGATGTCCAGTATGAAGATGAAGAGGGAGAACAACAGTATGTTCATCAAACCTGTTTTGGAATCAGTGCGCGATGTGTGGCTGCAGTAATAGGTGTTCATGGAGACAATACAGGTTTAATATTCCCTCCAAAATACGCTCCAACCCAAGTAGTGGTTATCCCAATAATATTCAGTGATGAAGATGAAGAAGAGATCCTTCAAACCTGTAGAGATGTGAAGAGAGAGCTGGATAGCGCGGGCATACGGGTTGAGATAGATGAATCAGAGGATAGGCCTGGAAAGAAATTCTATAAATGGGAGTTGAAAGGAACACCACTTAGGATTGAAATAGGTCCAAGAGACCTTGAAAACGAAGTGATGACACTTGTTAGAAGAAACAGTGGAGATAAAAAACAAAAAAGCCTTGAAAACCCTGTTGAAAATGTCGAAGACGAATTTAAAAAGATAGATAGGGAGATTGCTAAGAAAGCACAAGATAACTTCAACGAAAACGTGAGGGAGATAGAAACAACTAACGAAGGAGTTAAATCACTTTCGGATGGTGGAGCGGTCATTGCTGATTGGTGTGGCAAAAAAACCTGCGGAAAGGAACTTGAAGAAGAACTATCTGCAGATATACTAGGTTCTGTAGTCGACAGCGAAGCAACCGATAGTTGCATAAAATGTGGTGAAGCAGGTGAAAACAAAATACTAATAGCCAAAACCTATTGA
- a CDS encoding DUF63 family protein, translated as MIDRILEFIDNYYIQPIVQDAGYNPVNTITWAILLVIFLFISLKILQKLEIKLDRGFIYSLVPFIFIGSGLRVVEDAGVVHEPLNYLLITPLIYFLVAFITLLVLVVVSFSRKKEFIEGSQNKTVFIVGCILALFLTIYLSYIAVGSQHTRLSIPFEIIVVTLTITGLAYIIARWANYKILLDNMYLLIFGSHIFDASSTFVGIERLGATEKHVLPAYLIELTGTAGVMFPLKILVILTVIWLVDSVFKEGKEEDVELKTLVLLAILVLGLAPAIRNTLRLTLGV; from the coding sequence ATGATAGATAGAATACTTGAATTCATTGATAACTATTATATCCAGCCGATAGTTCAGGATGCAGGGTATAACCCTGTAAACACCATCACTTGGGCTATTTTGTTAGTAATATTTCTCTTCATATCCTTAAAAATACTGCAGAAACTTGAAATTAAGCTTGATAGGGGTTTTATTTATTCTTTGGTTCCTTTTATTTTCATTGGCTCTGGATTGAGGGTGGTTGAAGATGCAGGTGTCGTACATGAACCTTTGAACTATCTATTGATAACTCCATTGATTTATTTTTTAGTTGCTTTTATAACACTTTTAGTGTTGGTTGTTGTTTCTTTTTCTCGTAAAAAAGAGTTTATAGAAGGTTCACAAAACAAAACGGTCTTCATTGTTGGCTGTATTTTAGCTTTATTTTTAACTATATATCTATCGTATATAGCGGTCGGCTCACAACACACTAGGCTTTCGATACCTTTTGAGATTATTGTAGTTACTTTAACAATAACTGGATTAGCGTATATAATCGCAAGATGGGCTAACTATAAAATACTGCTCGACAACATGTACCTACTGATTTTCGGGTCACATATATTCGATGCTTCATCAACCTTTGTTGGAATTGAAAGGTTAGGGGCAACAGAAAAACATGTGTTGCCCGCCTACCTGATTGAATTAACAGGGACAGCCGGAGTAATGTTTCCTCTTAAAATACTTGTGATATTAACGGTTATCTGGTTGGTTGACTCAGTTTTTAAAGAAGGTAAAGAAGAGGATGTTGAACTAAAAACATTAGTATTGCTTGCTATACTCGTTCTTGGATTAGCACCAGCTATAAGAAATACATTAAGATTGACGTTGGGTGTTTAA
- a CDS encoding NAD(P)-dependent glycerol-1-phosphate dehydrogenase: protein MLSEKSKSMKLPRNVLIGHKVIERSGELCQGLGLKGRVIVATGPKTRKVAGQWTADTLEENGYEPSIIEIQKASHSEVDEVVKIGKNLEVDFIIGVGGGKVIDVAKVASSKIGTPFISVPTAASHDGIASGRASIIDGEDKVSVESTPPNGIIADTYILAEAPWKLTCAGCADIISNYTAIKDWELARKLRNDEYSSYAAALSKMTAEELAANRDSIKKGLEESAWIVVKSLISSGVAMSIAGSSRPASGAEHKFSHMLDRIAPNPALHGEQCGVGSIMMMYLHGGDWKDLKYILKEIGAPVNAKELNIKPETIIKALTKAHKIRPERYTILGNEGLTEEAAKKLAEETEVI from the coding sequence ATGTTATCTGAGAAATCAAAGTCAATGAAATTACCTCGGAATGTTCTTATCGGACATAAAGTTATAGAGCGCTCCGGGGAGTTATGTCAAGGTTTAGGGTTGAAAGGAAGAGTTATAGTAGCCACAGGCCCTAAAACACGTAAAGTGGCTGGACAATGGACTGCCGACACACTAGAAGAAAATGGTTATGAACCAAGCATCATTGAAATTCAGAAAGCCAGCCATTCAGAAGTTGATGAAGTTGTTAAGATAGGGAAAAATCTTGAAGTAGATTTTATCATAGGTGTAGGAGGGGGTAAAGTAATAGATGTAGCTAAAGTAGCTTCATCAAAAATAGGAACCCCATTTATAAGTGTTCCAACAGCTGCCTCCCACGATGGAATTGCATCAGGCCGAGCAAGCATTATTGATGGTGAGGACAAAGTTTCAGTAGAATCTACACCACCAAACGGAATAATCGCCGACACATACATACTCGCAGAAGCCCCCTGGAAACTAACTTGCGCAGGATGTGCAGACATCATATCCAATTACACCGCAATTAAAGACTGGGAGCTTGCAAGAAAACTTAGAAACGACGAATACAGTAGTTACGCAGCAGCATTATCTAAAATGACTGCCGAAGAACTCGCTGCAAACAGAGATTCAATAAAAAAAGGCCTTGAAGAGTCCGCTTGGATAGTTGTAAAAAGCTTAATATCTTCAGGAGTAGCTATGAGCATAGCCGGTTCATCACGACCAGCTTCAGGAGCTGAACACAAATTCAGCCACATGCTCGATAGGATCGCACCAAACCCAGCGTTACATGGAGAACAATGTGGTGTAGGCTCAATAATGATGATGTACCTTCATGGAGGCGACTGGAAAGACCTTAAATACATCCTAAAAGAAATCGGTGCTCCTGTAAATGCTAAAGAACTCAACATAAAACCTGAAACCATAATAAAAGCATTAACAAAAGCACATAAAATACGTCCAGAAAGATACACCATACTGGGCAATGAAGGCTTAACAGAAGAAGCCGCAAAAAAACTAGCAGAAGAAACTGAGGTGATTTAA
- a CDS encoding UPF0179 family protein encodes MTDKVKRKVTLSGARTSKIGNEFVFLGPTPECENCDLKNTCMNLKEGRKYRVVNIKGEKTRECPLHDQGVKVVEVIESPIIMAIQSDKAFKSSNLKYKPINCDRLECKMYKVCNPEGIEEGEKFKIKEIIGDLPGNCEQEIDLKLIEAKVQTNQK; translated from the coding sequence ATTACAGACAAAGTTAAAAGAAAAGTCACATTATCCGGAGCAAGGACATCAAAAATAGGAAACGAATTCGTTTTTCTAGGTCCAACCCCTGAATGTGAAAACTGTGACCTAAAAAACACTTGCATGAATCTTAAAGAAGGAAGAAAATACAGAGTAGTAAACATAAAAGGAGAAAAAACAAGAGAATGCCCACTACACGATCAAGGAGTAAAAGTCGTAGAAGTAATCGAATCCCCAATAATAATGGCAATACAAAGCGACAAAGCATTCAAAAGTTCAAACCTAAAATACAAACCAATAAACTGCGATAGACTCGAATGCAAAATGTACAAAGTATGCAACCCCGAAGGAATCGAAGAAGGAGAAAAATTCAAAATCAAAGAAATAATCGGCGACCTACCAGGAAACTGCGAACAAGAAATAGACCTAAAACTCATAGAAGCCAAAGTACAAACAAACCAGAAATAA
- a CDS encoding FKBP-type peptidyl-prolyl cis-trans isomerase, producing MEEGDFVKINYTGKIEDNIVFDTTSEEVAEENNLDLDVSYGAKTIILGAGHMVDGLEQALFDAEIGEENKVEVPPELGFGERKDELVRSFPKREFEKKYQQNPQKGMQVEIEGRKGVVISVVGGKVRVDFNHPLAGETLNYEYTVEEIIEEDEEKIKALISLFVDNLTADEFDLTLDEEVEIKVPRHANYNMMWIYSKPRIVENIIEYMDYDKVRLIEEYTDEQENLENIMDTEEPTEIKEEIKEEQQK from the coding sequence ATGGAAGAAGGAGATTTTGTAAAAATAAACTACACAGGAAAGATCGAGGACAACATTGTATTTGACACTACATCTGAAGAAGTAGCAGAAGAAAACAACCTAGACCTAGATGTAAGTTATGGCGCCAAAACCATCATACTAGGAGCCGGCCACATGGTCGATGGATTAGAACAAGCATTATTCGATGCAGAAATCGGAGAAGAAAACAAAGTCGAAGTACCACCAGAACTAGGTTTTGGAGAAAGAAAAGACGAGTTAGTCCGAAGCTTCCCAAAAAGAGAATTCGAAAAAAAATACCAACAAAACCCACAAAAGGGAATGCAGGTTGAAATCGAAGGAAGAAAAGGAGTAGTAATCAGTGTAGTTGGAGGAAAAGTAAGAGTAGACTTCAATCACCCACTAGCCGGAGAAACACTAAACTACGAATACACAGTAGAAGAAATAATCGAAGAAGACGAAGAAAAAATAAAAGCACTAATCTCACTGTTTGTAGACAACCTAACCGCCGACGAATTCGACCTAACACTCGATGAAGAAGTAGAAATAAAGGTACCAAGACACGCCAACTACAACATGATGTGGATATACTCAAAACCAAGAATAGTCGAAAACATCATCGAATACATGGATTACGACAAAGTGCGACTTATAGAAGAATACACCGACGAACAAGAAAACCTAGAAAACATAATGGACACCGAAGAACCAACAGAAATAAAAGAAGAAATAAAAGAAGAACAACAGAAATAA
- the cyaB gene encoding class IV adenylate cyclase: MPNKNKNIEVEIKAEIKTPIKNLEEKILEHGSYVNTQTQKDIYFNHPSRDFAQTDEALRIRKTNNKTYLTYKGTKLDKVSKSREEIETPISNYSKHKKILTKLGFKPVEEIKKTRKKYKINQYKILIDKIDELGTYIEIETETTPNQYKKSLEGAKKHIKKLGFTEKDYIQKSYLEMKLEKTEQ; encoded by the coding sequence ATGCCCAACAAAAACAAAAACATAGAAGTAGAGATAAAAGCAGAAATCAAAACCCCCATAAAAAATCTAGAAGAAAAAATACTAGAACACGGAAGTTATGTCAACACCCAAACACAGAAAGACATATACTTCAACCATCCATCACGAGACTTCGCACAAACAGATGAAGCCCTAAGAATAAGAAAAACCAACAACAAAACATACCTCACCTACAAAGGAACCAAACTAGATAAAGTAAGCAAAAGCCGAGAAGAAATAGAAACTCCAATATCAAACTACAGTAAACACAAAAAAATACTAACCAAACTGGGTTTCAAACCAGTAGAAGAAATCAAAAAAACCAGAAAAAAATACAAAATAAACCAATACAAAATACTAATAGACAAAATCGACGAACTAGGAACCTACATCGAAATAGAAACAGAAACAACACCAAACCAATACAAAAAATCACTAGAAGGCGCAAAAAAACATATAAAAAAACTAGGATTCACCGAAAAAGACTACATCCAAAAATCATACCTAGAGATGAAACTAGAGAAAACAGAACAGTGA
- a CDS encoding metallophosphoesterase has product MKMLVISDIHGKISKLEKVVDKVDEVDLVTVLGDITDFGPSQKAVEILKLLKTRFEVVIGVPGNCDPDEIKIVLDSQVESVDQDWVKKNGLFFVGIGGSNPTPFDTPRELEEDEIYEVLNNIFSKLEEGETVLISHSPPQKTVDLTSGVHAGSEGVRKIVEKFKPRLVLSGHIHEARGTAYVGETMVVNPGAIRDGNAAIVEINDEINVDFISD; this is encoded by the coding sequence ATGAAGATGCTTGTAATCTCTGATATTCACGGCAAAATAAGTAAACTTGAGAAAGTTGTCGATAAAGTAGATGAAGTTGACTTAGTTACAGTTTTAGGAGATATAACTGATTTTGGACCGTCTCAAAAAGCGGTAGAGATTTTAAAACTACTTAAAACTCGTTTTGAAGTAGTAATCGGAGTTCCTGGTAACTGTGATCCAGATGAAATAAAAATTGTTTTAGACAGTCAGGTTGAATCTGTTGACCAAGACTGGGTTAAAAAAAATGGTTTGTTTTTTGTAGGAATAGGTGGTTCAAACCCTACTCCTTTTGATACACCACGAGAGTTAGAAGAAGATGAAATCTATGAAGTTCTCAACAACATATTCAGTAAACTTGAAGAAGGTGAAACGGTTTTGATAAGTCATTCACCCCCACAAAAAACCGTAGACTTAACTTCTGGAGTTCATGCAGGAAGCGAGGGTGTTAGAAAGATTGTTGAGAAATTTAAACCAAGGCTGGTTCTATCAGGCCATATACATGAAGCCAGAGGAACAGCATATGTGGGTGAAACAATGGTTGTTAATCCTGGAGCCATTAGAGATGGAAATGCAGCTATAGTTGAAATAAACGATGAAATAAATGTCGATTTTATTAGTGATTAA
- a CDS encoding TrmB family transcriptional regulator: protein MSNLPKTKIDKNKAIKNLEDLGLSSYEAKTFIALHRLGRGTAREIYRVSDVPRSQIYGAAEQLEKKGLIEIQRSKPMKFRPVGIDEAEKKLDQEFKHKKQTALSYVENVQSDLFDETEEKEDVWTIHGYETVTRRIIEIIQDAREYIIISISRENLFSEEIIEKTKEKSKEGVKINILTNNQESPTKFNGNKNIKLVKTPKNIQRKDTGGRVVVADGDTTLLSVINQKKEIHQPEYESAIWSQKTGFSKVLVQMIESWLDGMIPK from the coding sequence ATGTCTAATCTACCTAAAACAAAAATTGACAAAAATAAAGCCATAAAAAACCTTGAAGACCTAGGTTTATCGAGTTATGAAGCAAAAACATTCATAGCACTACATAGACTCGGCAGAGGAACCGCAAGAGAAATATACCGAGTTTCAGACGTACCAAGGTCACAGATATACGGAGCAGCTGAACAACTTGAAAAAAAAGGATTGATAGAGATACAGAGATCGAAACCAATGAAATTCCGGCCAGTAGGCATAGATGAAGCCGAAAAAAAACTAGACCAAGAATTCAAACATAAAAAACAAACAGCCCTATCATACGTAGAAAATGTCCAGTCGGACCTTTTTGACGAAACTGAAGAAAAAGAAGACGTCTGGACAATACACGGATATGAAACAGTAACCAGAAGAATAATCGAGATCATACAAGACGCCAGAGAATACATAATAATAAGCATATCTAGAGAAAACCTTTTTAGCGAAGAAATAATAGAAAAAACAAAAGAAAAAAGCAAAGAAGGAGTAAAAATAAACATATTAACCAATAACCAAGAATCCCCTACCAAATTCAACGGAAACAAAAACATAAAACTAGTCAAAACCCCCAAAAACATCCAAAGAAAAGACACCGGAGGAAGAGTTGTAGTCGCAGATGGCGATACAACATTACTCAGCGTAATAAACCAAAAAAAAGAAATTCATCAACCAGAATATGAATCAGCTATATGGAGCCAGAAAACAGGTTTCTCAAAAGTACTAGTACAAATGATTGAAAGCTGGCTAGATGGAATGATACCAAAATGA
- a CDS encoding MMPL family transporter, whose translation MVRKDDITDFIINQRKTVIIVLLIISLIMAVGALNIEMTTDIDEFEVDNKETEKMTYISENMTTANTNDEDIETMQLVFKGDNVLTRDSLENSLQLQKKIQENYAINQSIEKNGITDIANFIPIHTELENKTETLDKKYDELASMTDQLDENMTKLENKTENLNDTTDELKELNEEINNTIDSIEEYKEIKEIKINETTQEPEINFNEPYIEDFVNKITPIINSIITNETTIHQNIDTIELKQQNINNNATQIEKIPENDDNIVNATENITNLSEKLNDVVQKFTDPENRTDENYQLTQEYLDKIEDNNTKINETQDLNNGNDAAVENHTANISDSIDTIESSLDIIKDSGQNVDDSWSEFETAFEEDLDSIKVVEVHNPTLQDLEEEMEELEDYIQIETEFVDGQVVTTVDIDEEGLLSDFENEVREGRITLFNGEVIFYLSDEIPKIVDQSEELEQLNETFSNQLNEAEQLQENLNKTGTQIDKLQEEIDLLEEGIADIHTKSIENQIEIVENMSDDEFYDALESVLDADGDFEEINELLPKDYVEGSLESESRMMIIQVKDNGYLEDLYGFESIEDVQLEIKNIAEEETDEDVLVLSGSLINEEIDRAMEDTLSIIGPLAILLVFGLLIMVYRDFIDILLGMFGIGLIIVWTLGFVGISGIKFNQMFVAVPALMIGLGIDYAIHVFMRYREQREKSSKDVSFLGSILLSIPILRDLFDSEEEEISLSMKTAISAVVFALTLVTITAAIGFLANLTSDIPPVREFGIVNAFGIFSALIIFGAFIPAIKVEVDSYLESKGKNRDLKAFGKGGGFLTKILGYGAKLSREKYTTIVVLAIFLAGVGVVGALQVDTTFEEEDFLPDDDSALVSIFLDEDSYHTKEAVEYINQNFMRAGQNAEILYEGNTTHPQFLLMLNESKELIEESEVTFIRPDGEPEIKSPLTVMQDVKDTNESFNQTYHKADTTGDGIPDTNVTTVYDKLFEVEDDLASEVIHKVGDDYKAALITVSVLGEATDKKITEEMREIASFNYIDDVEVTATGTPIVMYTIQDEVLGTVFEGLAIALIGVIIFLMTFYRYTSGSAILGLITTLPVLLAVAWILGTMYLLDIPFNVITGTITSLTIGLGVAYSIHITERFNIETKERDREVDDAINETVLGTGGALLGSAATTMSGFGVLIFSIIPPLREFGLVAALSIFYAFLASVIVLPSLIKIWSLYVKTENPQELIKKYTKPKKPEKQN comes from the coding sequence ATGGTCAGAAAAGACGACATCACCGACTTCATAATAAACCAGAGAAAAACCGTAATCATAGTCCTACTTATAATCAGCCTCATAATGGCCGTAGGAGCACTAAACATCGAGATGACAACAGACATAGACGAGTTCGAAGTTGACAACAAAGAAACAGAGAAAATGACATACATATCTGAAAACATGACCACCGCCAACACAAACGATGAAGACATAGAAACAATGCAGCTAGTTTTCAAAGGAGATAACGTACTGACAAGAGATTCACTAGAAAACTCACTACAACTCCAGAAAAAAATACAAGAAAACTACGCAATAAACCAAAGCATAGAAAAAAATGGGATTACAGACATAGCCAACTTCATACCAATCCACACCGAACTTGAAAACAAAACTGAAACACTAGACAAAAAATACGACGAACTAGCCTCAATGACCGACCAACTAGATGAAAACATGACCAAACTTGAAAACAAAACAGAAAACCTCAATGACACAACCGATGAACTAAAAGAACTAAATGAAGAAATAAACAATACAATCGACTCGATAGAAGAATATAAAGAAATAAAAGAAATCAAAATAAACGAAACCACACAAGAACCAGAAATAAACTTCAATGAACCCTACATCGAAGATTTTGTAAATAAAATAACACCCATAATCAACTCAATAATAACAAATGAAACCACTATCCATCAAAACATCGATACAATCGAACTAAAACAACAAAACATCAACAACAACGCAACACAAATAGAAAAAATTCCCGAAAACGATGATAACATAGTAAACGCAACTGAAAACATCACAAACCTTTCAGAAAAACTGAATGACGTTGTACAGAAATTTACAGATCCAGAAAACCGTACAGACGAAAACTATCAACTAACCCAAGAATACCTCGATAAAATTGAGGACAACAATACAAAAATCAATGAAACACAAGACTTAAATAATGGGAATGATGCCGCGGTAGAAAATCATACAGCGAATATTAGTGATTCTATAGATACAATCGAAAGTTCTCTGGATATCATCAAAGATTCAGGCCAAAATGTCGATGATTCTTGGAGTGAATTTGAAACGGCTTTTGAAGAGGACCTTGATTCAATTAAGGTAGTTGAAGTACATAATCCAACACTTCAGGACTTAGAAGAAGAGATGGAAGAACTTGAAGATTACATTCAAATAGAAACTGAGTTTGTAGATGGTCAAGTTGTTACCACCGTTGATATCGATGAAGAGGGGTTGCTTAGTGATTTTGAAAACGAAGTTAGAGAGGGTAGAATAACTCTCTTTAACGGTGAAGTTATTTTTTATCTATCTGATGAGATACCAAAAATAGTTGACCAATCCGAGGAGCTTGAACAACTAAATGAAACGTTTTCAAATCAACTCAATGAAGCCGAGCAACTGCAGGAAAACCTGAATAAAACAGGAACTCAAATCGACAAACTTCAAGAAGAGATAGATTTACTAGAAGAAGGTATTGCCGATATACATACAAAGTCCATAGAAAACCAGATAGAAATCGTTGAAAATATGAGTGATGATGAGTTCTACGATGCTTTAGAATCCGTTTTAGATGCTGATGGGGATTTTGAAGAAATCAACGAGCTTCTTCCAAAAGATTATGTTGAAGGGAGTTTAGAATCCGAATCCCGTATGATGATAATACAGGTAAAAGACAATGGCTATCTCGAAGACCTATATGGTTTTGAAAGTATAGAAGATGTTCAGTTAGAGATAAAAAATATTGCCGAAGAAGAAACCGATGAAGATGTACTCGTATTATCAGGCTCCTTAATTAATGAGGAAATCGACAGAGCAATGGAGGACACTTTATCCATAATAGGGCCATTAGCCATCCTCTTGGTTTTTGGTTTACTTATAATGGTATATCGTGACTTTATCGACATTTTGTTAGGGATGTTTGGTATAGGCCTAATAATCGTGTGGACATTAGGTTTCGTAGGGATATCTGGAATCAAGTTTAATCAGATGTTTGTAGCAGTACCTGCATTAATGATAGGTTTAGGTATCGATTACGCCATCCATGTCTTTATGCGTTATCGTGAACAGAGAGAGAAAAGCAGTAAAGATGTGAGTTTTTTAGGCAGTATATTACTTTCAATACCAATTTTACGCGACCTATTTGATTCAGAGGAAGAAGAAATCAGTTTATCTATGAAAACAGCTATATCCGCTGTGGTTTTTGCTTTAACTCTTGTTACAATAACCGCTGCAATAGGTTTTCTTGCAAACCTAACAAGCGATATACCACCGGTCCGTGAATTCGGAATTGTTAACGCATTCGGAATTTTTTCAGCATTAATCATATTTGGAGCTTTTATTCCCGCAATAAAAGTTGAGGTAGATAGTTATCTTGAATCTAAAGGAAAAAACCGTGACCTCAAGGCTTTCGGTAAAGGGGGAGGCTTTCTAACAAAAATCCTTGGATACGGCGCCAAACTATCAAGAGAGAAATATACAACCATAGTTGTTTTAGCAATCTTTCTAGCCGGAGTTGGAGTCGTAGGTGCTTTACAAGTTGACACAACCTTCGAAGAAGAAGACTTCCTTCCAGATGATGATTCAGCTCTGGTTTCTATATTCTTAGATGAAGATTCATATCACACAAAAGAAGCCGTTGAATATATAAACCAGAACTTCATGCGTGCAGGTCAAAACGCAGAAATTCTTTATGAGGGAAATACAACACACCCCCAGTTCCTATTGATGCTTAACGAATCTAAGGAATTAATCGAAGAATCCGAAGTAACTTTTATCAGGCCAGATGGTGAACCAGAAATCAAAAGCCCTCTAACCGTAATGCAGGATGTCAAAGATACAAATGAATCTTTCAATCAAACCTATCATAAAGCAGATACCACTGGAGATGGAATTCCAGATACAAACGTAACAACCGTTTACGACAAGCTATTTGAAGTTGAAGACGACTTAGCATCAGAGGTAATCCATAAAGTAGGAGACGACTATAAAGCCGCGTTAATCACAGTTTCAGTTTTAGGCGAAGCCACAGATAAAAAAATCACTGAAGAAATGAGAGAAATAGCATCATTCAACTACATAGACGATGTTGAAGTAACAGCAACTGGAACACCAATCGTAATGTACACAATACAGGATGAAGTATTAGGAACAGTTTTTGAAGGACTAGCAATAGCATTGATCGGAGTGATAATTTTCCTCATGACATTCTACCGATATACCTCAGGAAGCGCTATATTAGGATTAATTACAACACTACCGGTCCTACTAGCGGTTGCATGGATATTAGGAACGATGTACCTACTTGACATACCATTCAATGTAATAACCGGCACAATAACAAGCCTAACAATCGGTCTAGGAGTAGCGTACAGTATCCACATAACAGAGAGATTCAATATAGAAACAAAAGAGAGAGATAGAGAAGTCGATGATGCCATTAACGAAACAGTCTTAGGAACAGGAGGCGCGTTATTAGGTAGCGCTGCAACCACAATGTCAGGCTTTGGAGTATTGATCTTCTCCATCATACCTCCATTAAGAGAGTTCGGATTGGTAGCAGCACTCTCAATATTTTACGCATTCCTAGCAAGCGTGATAGTACTTCCAAGCCTAATAAAAATATGGAGTCTATACGTAAAAACAGAGAACCCCCAAGAATTAATAAAAAAATATACAAAACCCAAAAAACCCGAAAAACAAAACTAA